Proteins from a single region of Bacteroidales bacterium:
- a CDS encoding TolC family protein, which produces MLVNIHLRILRGTRYLLVLITLLAPAIVPAQTFSLNQCIDTALIYNRNIRLAQQDGLIANEKNREAKSTLLPKITGFADYRYYTDLPYQIMPQAAFGGPEGTYKEIQFGVPQNLSANLQLAMPLFNPTALSAIKSTSIASELSEIQKRKTDEDVVLEVSNAYYNAQVLLNQLAFMDSNIINTNKLVQTTTLLYKQQLAKGTDVDRLNLQFEQLATQRSTISSQHQQVLNALKFLMGKPISDSIQVQINETSIDETTFHPKTTTDILLIDKKMEFSLSELSGLKNSRLPSVNAYGVYGTNGFGTTGTNSFFNFHPIGYVGAQLSVPLFNGMVTKHKIDGKKIEVNKTIIQKEILTEKANLDLVNAEMQFSLANTTIATVNTQVELARRIYNNTVLQNQQGMANITDLLLADNSLREAQQNYIVALINLRRAELEYKRVTGNLIANKK; this is translated from the coding sequence ATGTTAGTAAACATTCACTTACGCATATTAAGAGGAACTAGATATTTACTGGTTCTAATCACTCTTCTGGCTCCGGCTATTGTTCCGGCACAAACATTCTCATTAAACCAATGCATCGATACCGCATTGATTTATAACAGAAACATCAGATTAGCTCAGCAGGATGGATTGATAGCCAACGAAAAGAACCGCGAAGCTAAAAGCACTTTGTTGCCAAAAATCACCGGTTTTGCCGACTATCGCTATTATACTGATCTGCCCTACCAGATCATGCCTCAGGCTGCTTTTGGCGGACCGGAAGGCACCTATAAGGAAATTCAGTTTGGAGTACCTCAGAACCTGAGTGCCAACCTACAGCTTGCCATGCCATTGTTTAATCCCACAGCGTTGAGCGCAATTAAAAGCACCAGCATTGCAAGTGAACTGTCAGAAATACAAAAACGTAAAACGGATGAAGATGTAGTATTGGAAGTTTCCAATGCTTACTACAACGCACAGGTGCTGTTAAATCAGCTGGCTTTTATGGATAGCAATATCATAAATACCAACAAGCTGGTGCAGACTACAACCTTGCTATACAAGCAGCAGTTAGCCAAAGGCACTGACGTTGACCGGCTAAATTTGCAATTTGAGCAGTTAGCCACACAAAGAAGTACAATTTCTTCTCAACATCAGCAGGTGTTAAACGCGCTTAAATTCCTGATGGGAAAACCAATTTCCGATTCCATCCAGGTTCAGATTAATGAAACATCCATTGATGAAACTACTTTTCATCCTAAGACGACTACAGATATATTATTGATTGACAAGAAGATGGAGTTTAGTCTTTCGGAGCTAAGTGGTCTTAAAAATTCCCGCTTGCCTTCAGTGAATGCTTATGGAGTGTATGGCACCAATGGTTTTGGCACTACCGGAACAAACAGCTTTTTTAATTTCCATCCGATAGGTTATGTAGGCGCCCAGCTATCGGTTCCGCTTTTTAATGGAATGGTTACAAAACATAAAATTGATGGAAAAAAGATTGAAGTGAACAAGACGATCATTCAAAAGGAAATACTAACTGAAAAGGCCAACCTTGACCTGGTGAATGCTGAAATGCAATTCAGTTTAGCAAACACAACAATCGCGACTGTAAATACTCAAGTAGAACTTGCCAGGAGAATCTATAACAATACTGTATTGCAAAACCAGCAAGGCATGGCAAACATTACAGATTTGCTTCTGGCTGACAATTCCCTGCGCGAGGCCCAGCAAAATTATATCGTGGCATTAATAAATCTTCGTCGGGCAGAGTTGGAATACAAAAGGGTAACAGGTAACCTGATTGCAAATAAGAAATAA